A portion of the Streptomyces platensis genome contains these proteins:
- a CDS encoding TetR/AcrR family transcriptional regulator codes for MSEERHGTRRSSGPRKAQEIFDATLDLLAEKGYEGLTIEGVAQRSGVNKTTIYRWWPSKGALLGAALIGARQLDFTPPDTGSLAGDLEVLLHTVVTLLTTRPASDIAVSVLGAATQSPELAVHVRDFFADRIALEQPVFDRAIARGELAVDTDTTLLMDLLAGAAWVRVVLRQLPLEKGFVSRTVATVLNGARVQT; via the coding sequence GCACGGAACACGGCGCAGCAGCGGCCCACGGAAGGCGCAGGAGATCTTCGATGCCACGCTGGACCTGCTGGCGGAGAAGGGCTACGAGGGGCTGACCATCGAGGGGGTCGCCCAGCGGTCCGGCGTCAACAAGACCACGATTTACCGCTGGTGGCCGTCCAAGGGAGCACTCCTGGGTGCCGCACTCATCGGCGCGCGCCAACTCGACTTCACGCCGCCCGACACCGGGAGTCTCGCCGGAGACCTGGAGGTCCTGCTGCACACGGTGGTGACCCTCCTCACCACACGGCCGGCCTCCGACATCGCCGTTTCCGTGCTGGGCGCCGCCACCCAGAGCCCCGAACTGGCCGTGCATGTAAGGGATTTCTTCGCCGACCGGATCGCGCTGGAGCAACCCGTCTTCGACCGCGCCATCGCCCGCGGTGAACTCGCAGTGGACACCGACACCACATTGCTGATGGATCTGCTGGCCGGGGCCGCCTGGGTCCGGGTCGTCCTGCGCCAACTCCCGCTGGAGAAGGGTTTTGTGTCGCGCACCGTCGCCACCGTCCTCAACGGAGCACGCGTGCAGACCTGA
- a CDS encoding endo alpha-1,4 polygalactosaminidase has product MALGTACSAERPPHAAGSGTSAPSPAAPTAVRPPTANAVFDYQLGGAYPPPAGVRAVSRDRTAEPAPGRYNVCYVNAFQAQPGDGSWEDDHPELLLRDEHGEPVIDEDWDEPLLDISTSAKRAALMEIVGPWIDGCAKAGYDAVEPDNLDSYERSDGTLTAGHAAAFARLLARRAHQRHLAIAQKNTTDLLPQHGRIGFDFAVVEECTRYKECTDFAAAYANRVFVIEYRKQDFTAACRAWGKKLSLTLRDREVRPAGAKGSLRRYC; this is encoded by the coding sequence ATGGCGCTCGGCACGGCATGCTCCGCTGAACGTCCCCCGCACGCCGCCGGATCCGGGACCTCGGCGCCCTCCCCCGCCGCGCCCACCGCGGTGCGGCCACCGACGGCGAACGCGGTCTTCGACTATCAGCTCGGCGGTGCGTATCCGCCGCCCGCCGGCGTCCGGGCCGTCTCCCGCGACCGTACGGCCGAGCCGGCGCCCGGCCGCTACAACGTCTGCTACGTGAATGCCTTCCAGGCACAGCCCGGCGACGGCTCCTGGGAGGACGACCACCCCGAACTGCTGCTGCGGGACGAGCACGGAGAACCGGTCATCGACGAGGACTGGGACGAGCCGCTGCTCGACATCTCCACCAGCGCCAAGCGGGCAGCCCTCATGGAGATCGTCGGCCCGTGGATCGACGGCTGCGCCAAGGCCGGTTACGACGCCGTGGAGCCGGACAACCTCGACTCGTACGAACGCTCCGACGGCACGCTCACCGCCGGGCACGCCGCGGCCTTCGCCCGGCTCCTGGCCCGCCGCGCCCACCAGCGGCATCTCGCCATCGCGCAGAAGAACACCACCGACCTGCTGCCGCAACACGGCCGTATCGGCTTCGACTTCGCCGTCGTCGAGGAGTGCACCCGCTACAAGGAGTGCACCGACTTCGCGGCGGCCTACGCCAACCGGGTCTTCGTCATCGAATACCGGAAGCAGGATTTCACGGCCGCCTGCCGCGCCTGGGGCAAGAAGCTCTCCCTCACCCTGCGCGACCGCGAGGTCCGCCCCGCCGGTGCCAAGGGATCGCTCCGCCGGTACTGCTGA
- a CDS encoding cytochrome d ubiquinol oxidase subunit II has protein sequence MIADVIAVVLLLAVAAYACAGGTDYGAGFWDLTAGGARRGARPRWLIDHAMAPVWEVNNVWLVFVFVIMWTGFPALFQTVFSAMWLPLALAAIGLVLRGAGFALRKPIRRIAGRRLYGAVFALSSLLTPFFLGAAVGGIASGRAVPGTEASAHAWANPTSILFGLIAIVATAFLGAVFLAGDAARYGAPDLVGYFRRRALGSVVALAVLAAVMLTVTRSDAPHVWHGLTHGVGLGLVILAGVCSLATGWLLLRRSGVWSRVTAVGVVAAAVIAWGAAQRPYLIPTSLTVAEGAGDPGSLRWTGLVTLVAVVLVCPAVAFLYWLDTHGELEPLSDTDLRRTEPARDDPTELN, from the coding sequence GTGATCGCCGATGTCATCGCCGTGGTGCTGCTGCTCGCCGTCGCCGCCTACGCCTGCGCCGGCGGCACCGACTACGGAGCGGGGTTCTGGGACCTGACGGCTGGTGGCGCCAGGCGCGGCGCGCGCCCGAGGTGGCTGATCGACCACGCCATGGCCCCCGTATGGGAGGTCAACAACGTCTGGCTCGTCTTCGTCTTCGTCATCATGTGGACCGGCTTTCCGGCCCTGTTCCAGACGGTGTTCTCCGCCATGTGGCTGCCGCTGGCCCTGGCCGCCATCGGCCTCGTGCTGCGCGGCGCCGGCTTCGCGCTGCGCAAACCCATCCGCCGGATCGCCGGGCGACGCCTCTACGGCGCCGTCTTCGCCCTCTCCTCGCTGCTCACCCCGTTCTTCCTCGGCGCAGCCGTCGGCGGGATCGCCTCGGGCCGGGCGGTACCGGGCACGGAGGCCTCGGCCCACGCCTGGGCCAATCCGACCTCCATCCTCTTCGGGCTGATCGCCATCGTGGCGACGGCCTTCCTCGGCGCCGTGTTCCTCGCCGGCGACGCCGCCCGTTACGGCGCGCCCGATCTGGTCGGCTACTTCAGGCGGCGGGCTCTGGGCAGTGTCGTCGCCCTCGCCGTCCTTGCGGCCGTCATGCTGACCGTCACCCGGAGCGATGCCCCGCATGTCTGGCACGGGCTCACTCATGGCGTCGGCCTCGGCCTCGTCATCCTGGCCGGAGTCTGTTCCCTCGCCACCGGATGGCTGCTGCTGCGCCGGTCCGGTGTCTGGTCCCGGGTCACCGCCGTCGGCGTGGTCGCGGCGGCGGTCATCGCCTGGGGGGCCGCCCAACGCCCCTACCTCATCCCCACGTCCCTGACCGTGGCCGAGGGGGCCGGCGACCCCGGCAGCCTGCGCTGGACCGGACTGGTCACCCTCGTCGCCGTAGTGCTCGTCTGCCCGGCCGTGGCCTTCCTGTACTGGCTGGACACCCACGGCGAACTCGAACCGCTCTCCGACACCGACCTGCGCCGCACCGAACCGGCTCGCGACGATCCGACCGAGCTGAACTGA
- a CDS encoding cytochrome ubiquinol oxidase subunit I, with product MHTTVTLLAGAPAQLLPARELMAFTLASHIILVPLGVALPLITLVMHYRGLRRNDPVALLLARRWSAVMAVQFAVGVVTGTVLSFEFGLLWPGLMGKWGGVFGIGFGVEAWAFFLEAVLIAIYLYGWRRLKPRTHFLLGLPLPAAALLGAFGILAANAWMNTPQGFTLDAGGKPVDVHIWSAIFTPMFGPQYWHFVVAMLITAGYTVAGVYAVGWLRGRRDRYHRLGFTVPFTLAAVFTPVQFLLGDSIARSVFHKQAVKFAATELVWRTDTHVPEYVFGRLHPDGSISGGIKIPQFDSILAGFTPGTKVTGLTSVPADDRPTATQATIAHWAFDTMVVIGSLLILLALWYGWCRLRQHRLPTSPWFFRGAACAGVASVVAVECGWITAEVGRQPWIVYRHMRIAEAVTATRSTSLWIMLGLVVVVYVFIFGSLLAVLLKMRTNWRLDDARRAVGERTGEPEADTPYGPRARVPAGDPPPDGGTGPGPAKDGRP from the coding sequence ATGCACACCACGGTCACCCTGCTGGCGGGCGCCCCGGCCCAACTGCTCCCGGCCCGGGAGCTGATGGCCTTCACCCTGGCCTCGCACATCATTCTGGTACCGCTCGGGGTGGCGCTCCCGCTGATCACCCTGGTGATGCACTACCGCGGTCTGCGCCGGAACGATCCCGTCGCCCTGCTCCTCGCCCGCCGCTGGTCGGCGGTGATGGCGGTGCAGTTCGCGGTCGGTGTGGTCACCGGCACCGTGCTGTCCTTCGAGTTCGGACTGCTCTGGCCGGGCCTGATGGGCAAGTGGGGCGGCGTCTTCGGTATCGGTTTCGGGGTGGAGGCCTGGGCCTTCTTCCTCGAAGCGGTCCTGATCGCCATCTACCTCTACGGCTGGCGGAGGCTGAAGCCCCGCACCCACTTCCTGCTCGGCCTGCCGCTGCCGGCCGCCGCCCTGCTCGGCGCGTTCGGCATCCTGGCGGCCAACGCATGGATGAACACACCCCAAGGATTCACCCTCGACGCCGGCGGCAAGCCCGTGGACGTCCACATCTGGTCGGCGATCTTCACCCCCATGTTCGGCCCCCAGTACTGGCACTTCGTGGTGGCGATGCTGATCACCGCGGGCTACACCGTCGCCGGGGTCTACGCCGTCGGCTGGCTGCGGGGCCGCCGCGACCGCTACCACCGCCTCGGCTTCACCGTGCCGTTCACCCTCGCCGCGGTGTTCACCCCGGTGCAGTTCCTGCTGGGCGACTCGATCGCCCGGTCGGTCTTCCACAAGCAGGCGGTGAAGTTCGCCGCGACGGAACTCGTCTGGCGGACCGACACCCACGTACCCGAGTACGTCTTCGGCCGACTGCACCCCGACGGCAGCATCTCCGGCGGCATCAAGATCCCCCAATTCGACTCCATCCTGGCCGGGTTCACCCCCGGGACCAAGGTGACCGGACTGACCTCCGTGCCGGCGGACGACCGGCCGACGGCCACCCAGGCCACCATTGCCCACTGGGCCTTCGACACCATGGTGGTGATCGGCTCCCTGCTGATCCTTCTCGCCCTCTGGTACGGCTGGTGCCGGCTGCGGCAACACCGGCTGCCCACCTCACCATGGTTCTTCCGCGGCGCGGCCTGCGCGGGCGTCGCCTCCGTCGTCGCCGTCGAATGCGGGTGGATCACCGCCGAAGTGGGACGCCAGCCCTGGATCGTCTACCGGCACATGCGCATCGCCGAGGCGGTGACCGCGACCCGGTCCACCAGCCTCTGGATCATGCTGGGCCTGGTCGTCGTGGTGTATGTGTTCATCTTCGGCTCGCTGCTCGCCGTGCTGCTCAAGATGCGTACGAACTGGCGGCTCGACGACGCGCGCCGGGCGGTGGGGGAGCGGACCGGGGAACCGGAGGCCGACACCCCGTACGGGCCCCGCGCGCGGGTACCGGCCGGCGACCCGCCACCCGACGGCGGCACCGGGCCCGGACCGGCCAAGGACGGCCGGCCGTGA
- a CDS encoding SCO6745 family protein: protein MTLTARRMFELLEPICLVTYFADECNEELAALGHRTYWDGYFASRAAPLGRVPAQVVHAAFYSFADGEAARHIPSAWETIPPEASVAARERGSAASVRRILGADLAGSPGLVRAADLTTKAATHAPTEGRVMYAGMRTLPVPSDPVARLWHSATMLREHRADGHVAALVGARIGGTEAHVLSALEMGIHPPESFGRIHHLPKERLAAVMDGLRERGLVDTDGRFTDAGRETKQRIEALTDELAAPPYDALSSAELDELVAELEPLAATLVAAGSR, encoded by the coding sequence ATGACCCTCACCGCCCGTCGCATGTTCGAGCTCCTGGAGCCGATCTGCCTGGTCACCTACTTCGCCGACGAGTGCAACGAGGAGCTGGCCGCGCTCGGCCACCGCACCTACTGGGACGGCTACTTCGCCAGCCGCGCCGCGCCGCTGGGGCGGGTGCCGGCGCAGGTCGTGCACGCGGCCTTCTACAGCTTCGCCGACGGGGAGGCCGCGCGGCACATCCCGAGCGCGTGGGAGACGATCCCGCCCGAGGCGTCCGTCGCCGCGCGGGAGCGGGGCAGCGCGGCCTCCGTACGGCGCATCCTCGGCGCCGACCTGGCCGGCTCCCCGGGCCTGGTGCGCGCCGCCGACCTGACCACCAAGGCCGCGACGCACGCGCCCACAGAAGGCCGGGTGATGTACGCCGGGATGCGCACCCTTCCGGTGCCGAGCGACCCGGTCGCCCGGCTGTGGCATTCCGCGACCATGCTGCGCGAGCATCGCGCTGACGGGCATGTCGCCGCTCTCGTCGGCGCGCGCATCGGCGGTACGGAGGCCCACGTGCTCTCCGCGCTGGAGATGGGCATCCACCCGCCGGAGTCGTTCGGGCGGATCCATCACCTGCCGAAGGAGCGGCTGGCCGCGGTCATGGACGGCTTGCGCGAGCGCGGGCTCGTCGACACCGACGGCCGGTTCACCGACGCCGGCCGTGAGACCAAGCAACGCATCGAAGCCCTCACCGACGAGCTCGCCGCCCCGCCGTACGACGCCCTCTCTTCCGCCGAG